A single genomic interval of Sceloporus undulatus isolate JIND9_A2432 ecotype Alabama chromosome 2, SceUnd_v1.1, whole genome shotgun sequence harbors:
- the WDR45 gene encoding WD repeat domain phosphoinositide-interacting protein 4 produces MAQQRGVNSLRFNQDQSCFCCAMETGVRIYNVEPLMEKGHLDHEQVGSVGLVEMLHRSNLLAIIGGGGNPKFSEISVLIWDDAHEGKEGKDKLVLEFTFTKPALAVRMRHDKIIIVLRNRIYVYSFPDNPTKLFEFDTRENPKGLCDLCPSLEKQLLVFPGHKCGSLQLVDLSSTKPGTSSAPFTINAHQSEIACISLNQQGTVVASASKKGTLIRLFDTQTKEKLVELRRGTDPATLYCINFSHDSSFLCASSDKGTVHIFALKDTRLNRRSALARVGKVGPMIGQYVDSQWSLASFTVPAESACICAFGRNTSKNVNSVIAICVDGTFHKYVFTPDGNCNREAFDVYLDLCDDDDF; encoded by the exons ATGGCACAACAACGTGGGGTCAATAGCCTGCGCTTCAACCAAGATCAGA GTTGTTTCTGCTGTGCTATGGAGACTGGTGTTCGGATCTATAATGTGGAGCCTCTGATGGAGAAAGGGCACCTTG ACCATGAACAAGTGGGCAGTGTAGGATTGGTTGAAATGCTACATCGCTCCAACCTACTAGCTATCATTGGAGGAGGTGGCAATCCCAAATTTTCAGAGATTTCAG TCTTGATCTGGGATGATGCCCATGAAGGAAAGGAGGGCAAAGACAAGCTGGTATTGGAATTCACCTTCACCAAGCCAGCACTGGCTGTGCGCATGAGGCATGACAA GATAATCATTGTTTTGCGGAATCGAATCTATGTCTATTCCTTCCCTGATAACCCTACAAAGCTCTTTGAATTTGATACCAGGGAAAATCCCAAAG GACTCTGTGATCTCTGTCCCAGCTTGGAGAAGCAGCTCCTGGTTTTCCCTGGGCATAAATGTGGCAGCTTGCAACTAGTG GATCTTTCCAGCACAAAGCCTGGGACCTCATCTGCCCCATTCACCATTAATGCCCATCAGAGTGAGATTGCCTGCATCTCTCTCAACCAGCAGGGCACTGTTGTGGCTTCTGCCTCAAAGAAAGGGACCCTCATCCGCCTCTTTGACACACAGACCAAGGAGAAGCTGGTGGAACTCAGGAGAGGAACCGACCCAGCAACCTTGTACTG CATTAACTTCAGCCATGATTCTTCCTTCCTCTGTGCCTCCAGTGATAAAGGAACTGTCCACATCTTTGCCCTAAAAGACACCCGCTTGAATCGCCGTTCAGC ATTGGCACGTGTGGGAAAGGTTGGACCCATGATAGGCCAGTATGTAGATTCTCAGTGGAGTCTGGCCAGTTTCACTGTGCCCGCTGAGTCTGCCTGCATCTGTGCTTTTGGCAGGAACACTTCCAAGAATGTCAACTCAGTCATTG CTATCTGTGTAGATGGTACTTTCCACAAATATGTCTTCACTCCAGATGGCAACTGCAACCGTGAAGCTTTCGATGTCTACCTGGATTtatgtgatgatgatgactttTGA
- the GPKOW gene encoding G-patch domain and KOW motifs-containing protein isoform X2 has product MAEGAEKSSAAPVSFGFTRTTGRRRFLAVTGQDGSEAKQEPDFLSAIEGRELQSVRPAPQPKELVIPLIQKNQWKKTAPLPEQDVANGDEAQAIRELIEESKKSQEQWESGTKLDPTFAIPLLMQNRVPEGYEDGEKVDVSLRPESSTEADYEEVPVEAYGLAMLKGMGWKAGEGIGRTFKQDVKPPENRLRPKGLGLGADRSAAQELEPSGPRRPLKPGEEPPKSKDEPLGLVPGGAVFIETGPHKELYGKIEGVDGDNARVMVKLAIGGKTVTVSQHGIRPVTQKEYDKLAKDLSRLSKAHKEKEAEQQNGTKLESDNRVKEERKEDRDKKRKHPAGSDRDDRFGKQSKGSSSSSSSSSNSNSRVPHWLRRDLRVRFVDKLYKGGKYYNTKMVIEDVLKPDTCVCRTEEGRILDGWPHSASRQGAKPCTGAATAG; this is encoded by the exons ATGGCGGAGGGGGCTGAGAAGTCCTCGGCGGCTCCTGTGTCTTTCGGCTTCACCCGCACGACCGGGAGGAGGCGGTTCCTTGCGGTGACCGGGCAGGATGGCAGCGAAGCGAAGCAGGAACCCGACTTCCTCTCAGCCATCGAGGGGAGGGAGCTGCAAAG tgtTCGGCCAGCCCCACAGCCAAAAGAGCTTGTCATTCCCCTGATCCAGAAGAACCAGTGGAAAAAGACAGCACCCCTTCCAGAGCAGGACGTGGCCAATGGTGATGAGGCCCAAGCCATCCGTGAGCTCATAGAAG AATCCAAGAAGTCACAGGAACAATGGGAGAGTGGAACCAAACTAGACCCCACATTTGCCATCCCACTCCTCATGCAGAACCGGGTGCCTGAGGGCTATGAGGATGGAGAAAAAGTGGACGTCAGCCTCCGCCCAGAGTCG TCAACTGAAGCGGATTATGAAGAGGTCCCAGTGGAAGCCTATGGCCTTGCCATGCTGAAGGGCATGGGCTGGAAGGCAGGCGAAGGCATTGGGCGCACCTTCAAGCA AGATGTGAAGCCTCCTGAGAACCGTCTTCGGCCCAAGGGCCTGGGCCTTGGAGCAGACCGCTCAGCAGCCCAGGAATTGGAGCCCTCAGGACCTCGCCGCCCCTTAAAGCCTGGGGAGGAACCTCCAAAGAGCAAGGATGAGCCCTTGGGATTGGTTCCAGGGGGTGCAGTCTTCATTGAGACTGGGCCTCATAAGGAACTCTATGGAAAG ATAGAAGGTGTAGATGGAGATAATGCTCGCGTCATGGTGAAATTGGCCATTGGTGGCAAAACAGTGACAGTGAGTCAGCATGGCATTCGGCCTGTGACCCAGAAGGAATACGATAAGCTGGCCAAAGATCTAA GCCGCCTCAGCAAGGCacacaaagagaaagaagcagaacAGCAGAATGGTACTAAACTTGAGTCAGATAACAGagtgaaagaagagagaaaggaagacagAGACAAAAAGAGGAAGCACCCAGCAGGTAGTGACAG AGATGATCGATTTGGAAAGCAAAGCAAGGgaagcagcagtagcagtagtagcagcagcaacagtaatTCTAGAGTTCCTCACTGGTTGCGGCGGGACCTGCGAGTTCGTTTCGTGGATAAACTCTACAAGGGAGGAAAGTACTACAATACTAAG ATGGTAATTGAAGATGTCCTCAAGCCAGACACATGCGTCTGCCGAACTGAAGAGGGTCGGATTTTGGATG GTTGGCCGCATTCTGCGTCGAGACAAGGGGCAAAGCCGTGCACTGGTGCAGCTACAGCAGGATGA
- the GPKOW gene encoding G-patch domain and KOW motifs-containing protein isoform X1: MAEGAEKSSAAPVSFGFTRTTGRRRFLAVTGQDGSEAKQEPDFLSAIEGRELQSVRPAPQPKELVIPLIQKNQWKKTAPLPEQDVANGDEAQAIRELIEESKKSQEQWESGTKLDPTFAIPLLMQNRVPEGYEDGEKVDVSLRPESSTEADYEEVPVEAYGLAMLKGMGWKAGEGIGRTFKQDVKPPENRLRPKGLGLGADRSAAQELEPSGPRRPLKPGEEPPKSKDEPLGLVPGGAVFIETGPHKELYGKIEGVDGDNARVMVKLAIGGKTVTVSQHGIRPVTQKEYDKLAKDLSRLSKAHKEKEAEQQNGTKLESDNRVKEERKEDRDKKRKHPAGSDRDDRFGKQSKGSSSSSSSSSNSNSRVPHWLRRDLRVRFVDKLYKGGKYYNTKMVIEDVLKPDTCVCRTEEGRILDGIHESMLETVIPRSDSTQVMVVLGEHAGRVGRILRRDKGQSRALVQLQQDEEKLLTLEYDAVCLYVGGSEED; this comes from the exons ATGGCGGAGGGGGCTGAGAAGTCCTCGGCGGCTCCTGTGTCTTTCGGCTTCACCCGCACGACCGGGAGGAGGCGGTTCCTTGCGGTGACCGGGCAGGATGGCAGCGAAGCGAAGCAGGAACCCGACTTCCTCTCAGCCATCGAGGGGAGGGAGCTGCAAAG tgtTCGGCCAGCCCCACAGCCAAAAGAGCTTGTCATTCCCCTGATCCAGAAGAACCAGTGGAAAAAGACAGCACCCCTTCCAGAGCAGGACGTGGCCAATGGTGATGAGGCCCAAGCCATCCGTGAGCTCATAGAAG AATCCAAGAAGTCACAGGAACAATGGGAGAGTGGAACCAAACTAGACCCCACATTTGCCATCCCACTCCTCATGCAGAACCGGGTGCCTGAGGGCTATGAGGATGGAGAAAAAGTGGACGTCAGCCTCCGCCCAGAGTCG TCAACTGAAGCGGATTATGAAGAGGTCCCAGTGGAAGCCTATGGCCTTGCCATGCTGAAGGGCATGGGCTGGAAGGCAGGCGAAGGCATTGGGCGCACCTTCAAGCA AGATGTGAAGCCTCCTGAGAACCGTCTTCGGCCCAAGGGCCTGGGCCTTGGAGCAGACCGCTCAGCAGCCCAGGAATTGGAGCCCTCAGGACCTCGCCGCCCCTTAAAGCCTGGGGAGGAACCTCCAAAGAGCAAGGATGAGCCCTTGGGATTGGTTCCAGGGGGTGCAGTCTTCATTGAGACTGGGCCTCATAAGGAACTCTATGGAAAG ATAGAAGGTGTAGATGGAGATAATGCTCGCGTCATGGTGAAATTGGCCATTGGTGGCAAAACAGTGACAGTGAGTCAGCATGGCATTCGGCCTGTGACCCAGAAGGAATACGATAAGCTGGCCAAAGATCTAA GCCGCCTCAGCAAGGCacacaaagagaaagaagcagaacAGCAGAATGGTACTAAACTTGAGTCAGATAACAGagtgaaagaagagagaaaggaagacagAGACAAAAAGAGGAAGCACCCAGCAGGTAGTGACAG AGATGATCGATTTGGAAAGCAAAGCAAGGgaagcagcagtagcagtagtagcagcagcaacagtaatTCTAGAGTTCCTCACTGGTTGCGGCGGGACCTGCGAGTTCGTTTCGTGGATAAACTCTACAAGGGAGGAAAGTACTACAATACTAAG ATGGTAATTGAAGATGTCCTCAAGCCAGACACATGCGTCTGCCGAACTGAAGAGGGTCGGATTTTGGATG GGATCCACGAGTCCATGCTGGAGACAGTAATCCCTCGGAGTGATTCAACCCAGGTCATGGTAGTACTGGGGGAGCATGCTGGTCGG GTTGGCCGCATTCTGCGTCGAGACAAGGGGCAAAGCCGTGCACTGGTGCAGCTACAGCAGGATGAGGAGAAGCTCTTGACACTGGAGTATGATGCTGTCTGTCTCTATGTTGGTGGTTCGGAAGAGGACTGA